The following nucleotide sequence is from Pedobacter sp. PACM 27299.
AGGTTTTTATCTGGTTAAAGAAGGTGAGTTGGTATTAGGTCCATTCCAGGGGCCAGTGGCCTGTACCCGCATTCAAAAAGGAAAGGGAGTTTGCGGTGCTTCATGGGCACAGAAACAAACCTTAATTGTACCGGATGTGGATGCTTTTCCAGGACATATTGCCTGTGCAACAGCCTCCAGGTCAGAGATCGTTTTGCCTTTGTTTCAGGGAGATGAAGTGATTGGTGTTTTAGATGTAGATAGTGAACATCTAGCTCATTTTGATGAAGTTGATGCGAAGTACTTAAAGGAAATAATTAACTTACTGCATGGCTAAACTACCTTTCTCTTTTTACCAGCAGGATGACGTGAACGCATTGGCCATCGCACTATTGGGTAAGCGGCTATTTACTTTTGTAGATGGAAAGCTCACTGCTGGAATTATCGTTGAAACTGAAGCTTACAAAGGGATAGAGGATAAGGCTTCTCATGCTTATGGTGGTCGGTTTACAGACCGCACAAAGGTAATGTATGAGCCGGGCGGTTTGTCTTATGTGTACCTGTGTTATGGGATTCACCATTTGTTTAATGTAGTTACGGCTGCTAAAGGCACTCCCCATGCAGTGCTGGTGCGTGGATTGGAGCCAGTGATTGGGATCGATGTAATGTTAGAAAGAAGGGGGATGGAAGTGTTGAAACCAAATCTGACTGCCGGGCCCGGGGCACTGGCTAAAGCCATGGGAATAGACCGCCGATTAAATGGCTTAGAGTTGAACGGCTCGGAAATCTGGATAGAAGATGCGGC
It contains:
- a CDS encoding GAF domain-containing protein, yielding MAEDLKIITATDKAEQYRSLIPQIEALITGETDQVANLANIAAALKEQFKWFWVGFYLVKEGELVLGPFQGPVACTRIQKGKGVCGASWAQKQTLIVPDVDAFPGHIACATASRSEIVLPLFQGDEVIGVLDVDSEHLAHFDEVDAKYLKEIINLLHG
- a CDS encoding DNA-3-methyladenine glycosylase; the protein is MAKLPFSFYQQDDVNALAIALLGKRLFTFVDGKLTAGIIVETEAYKGIEDKASHAYGGRFTDRTKVMYEPGGLSYVYLCYGIHHLFNVVTAAKGTPHAVLVRGLEPVIGIDVMLERRGMEVLKPNLTAGPGALAKAMGIDRRLNGLELNGSEIWIEDAAEDWQPGTVVASHRIGVGYADDHALLPWRYYLKGNKYVSKPRT